The Methanomassiliicoccales archaeon genome has a segment encoding these proteins:
- a CDS encoding tripartite tricarboxylate transporter permease, with amino-acid sequence MFTADLLLLFYFTLFGMGLGALSGLAPGIHVNTLAVLLVMTVPSLSPSLDGLCVSSGCSLPPELLLSCAILAAAICHSFLDFIPSLIMGVPDETECLSVLPSHRLLLEGRGLDALQAAAQGSLVGAMAGLIVLLPLPFIHVQITGMLLSLTRFIPWILLCVPFILVWAEGGKADPKAELDTRGGRAELTDTVSLKRHVPVHGDSARVIGEVRRRYGRWEVRTPLQTFRIKGAGLQPGRQLLMGHWIVRKDRFPLTVRCVLLFFCSGVLGVMAMDGLVPGEDIWRGMEGNMLMPLFTGLFGLPLLIGSSRGRMPEQNPEAGEPPSVIGALKGSLMGGLVGWLPGVTATAGAVLTTMFPRSKENDPEGFIAMVSSVATAAAVLGLGTLLLLGKGRSGTLLAMQETMPSLAVEYVPALLLCVLSSSLLSYWLTMKLGWRLLRKAQGRDLTKLNQAALIGMIALSFLLAGPGGLVLLTLSTILGMVPSKVGVSRVHLTGCLLLPILIYYFAPFLR; translated from the coding sequence GTGTTCACGGCCGACCTGCTTCTACTTTTCTACTTCACCCTCTTCGGCATGGGGCTGGGCGCATTATCAGGTCTGGCGCCGGGCATACACGTGAACACTCTGGCCGTGCTCCTGGTGATGACCGTTCCCTCGTTATCCCCGTCGCTGGACGGTCTGTGTGTTTCCTCAGGATGTTCCCTGCCGCCGGAACTGCTGCTCTCCTGCGCCATCCTGGCCGCGGCCATCTGCCATTCCTTCCTAGATTTCATCCCCTCTTTGATCATGGGCGTGCCGGACGAGACGGAGTGCCTGTCCGTGCTGCCGTCTCACCGTCTCCTACTGGAGGGCAGAGGGCTGGACGCTTTGCAGGCGGCGGCGCAAGGGAGCCTGGTGGGGGCCATGGCCGGCCTTATCGTCCTGCTCCCGCTGCCTTTCATCCACGTTCAGATCACCGGTATGCTTCTCTCTTTGACCCGGTTCATTCCCTGGATATTGCTTTGCGTCCCTTTCATCCTGGTCTGGGCTGAAGGGGGCAAGGCCGATCCCAAGGCAGAGCTGGACACGCGCGGAGGGAGGGCGGAACTGACCGACACAGTGTCTCTCAAGAGGCACGTACCGGTGCACGGTGATTCCGCCCGGGTGATCGGTGAGGTGAGGCGGCGCTATGGGCGATGGGAGGTGCGCACACCGCTGCAAACGTTCAGGATAAAGGGCGCCGGGCTTCAGCCGGGCAGGCAGCTCCTTATGGGCCACTGGATCGTGCGCAAGGACCGCTTTCCGTTGACCGTCCGGTGCGTTCTCCTTTTCTTCTGCTCAGGGGTGCTAGGCGTCATGGCCATGGACGGCCTGGTGCCCGGAGAGGACATCTGGAGGGGGATGGAGGGCAACATGCTCATGCCTCTTTTCACCGGGCTGTTCGGACTACCTCTTCTCATCGGTTCCAGCCGCGGACGGATGCCAGAGCAGAACCCGGAAGCGGGAGAACCCCCGTCAGTGATCGGAGCGCTCAAAGGTTCGCTCATGGGCGGGCTGGTGGGCTGGCTCCCGGGCGTAACGGCCACGGCCGGGGCGGTGCTGACCACCATGTTCCCTCGTTCCAAGGAGAACGATCCGGAAGGGTTCATAGCCATGGTGTCCTCGGTGGCCACGGCCGCGGCGGTGCTGGGCCTGGGCACGCTGCTTCTATTGGGAAAGGGAAGGAGCGGGACATTGCTGGCCATGCAGGAGACCATGCCCTCCCTGGCCGTCGAGTACGTCCCAGCGCTGCTGCTGTGCGTGCTATCGTCATCGCTGCTCTCCTACTGGCTCACGATGAAGCTGGGATGGCGCTTATTGCGGAAGGCGCAGGGCCGGGATCTCACCAAGCTCAACCAGGCGGCTCTGATCGGCATGATCGCTTTATCGTTCCTTCTGGCCGGACCGGGCGGTCTGGTGCTGCTGACACTGTCCACCATTCTGGGGATGGTCCCGTCCAAGGTGGGCGTCAGCCGGGTGCATCTGACCGGTTGTTTGCTATTGCCCATCCTTATCTACTATTTCGCCCCGTTCCTGCGATAG
- a CDS encoding RNA repair domain-containing protein: protein MSYPREVLNEIKWGQGGLGGVTVIYLHRGALEDLACVRGEDIIELGKSFFSTADGTVPYHRIRMIEKNGKVVFRA from the coding sequence ATGTCCTATCCCCGGGAGGTCCTGAACGAGATCAAATGGGGCCAGGGTGGACTGGGAGGAGTGACGGTAATCTACCTGCACCGGGGCGCCTTGGAGGACCTGGCATGTGTCCGGGGAGAGGATATCATAGAACTGGGCAAGTCCTTCTTCAGCACCGCTGACGGCACCGTCCCGTATCACAGGATCAGGATGATAGAAAAGAATGGGAAAGTGGTTTTCCGAGCCTAG
- a CDS encoding ABC transporter permease, translating into MSLLSNISWRSLALWKRNRDVFLTTWKTNFLPSFLEPILYLLAMGLGFGALIQADIVYGGESVEYIKFLAPGLVAISIMNGAFYECTYGSFVRMYYQKTFDAVLATPLSLEDVIAGEILWGATKTFINTTIVLGVIAVLGFAELPGLLLIPLIAFAGGLMFASVAMLFTALVPNLDSFNYPFFLFITPMFLFSGTFFPLSVLPEWGQQLAMALPLTHIANMARDLCYNMVGTNELIGAVYVVVLAVVTFLASIYLMKKRLVK; encoded by the coding sequence ATGAGCCTCCTCTCCAATATCTCCTGGCGTTCTCTCGCCCTGTGGAAGCGCAACCGGGACGTGTTCCTGACCACCTGGAAGACCAACTTTCTACCTTCGTTCCTGGAACCGATACTGTACCTGCTGGCCATGGGCCTCGGCTTCGGCGCCCTCATCCAGGCGGACATCGTCTACGGCGGGGAGAGCGTGGAGTACATCAAGTTCCTGGCCCCCGGGCTGGTGGCCATCAGCATAATGAACGGGGCGTTCTACGAGTGCACCTACGGCTCCTTCGTGCGCATGTACTACCAGAAGACCTTCGACGCCGTCCTGGCCACACCTCTGTCGCTGGAGGACGTCATCGCCGGGGAGATATTATGGGGGGCGACCAAGACCTTCATCAACACCACCATCGTGCTGGGCGTGATCGCCGTGCTCGGTTTCGCCGAGCTTCCCGGACTGCTGCTGATACCGCTGATCGCCTTCGCCGGAGGACTGATGTTCGCTTCCGTGGCCATGCTCTTCACCGCGCTCGTTCCGAACTTGGACTCCTTCAACTATCCGTTCTTCCTGTTCATCACGCCCATGTTCCTGTTCAGCGGGACGTTCTTCCCGTTAAGCGTGCTGCCGGAATGGGGGCAGCAGCTGGCCATGGCCCTTCCCCTCACCCACATCGCCAACATGGCCCGCGACCTGTGCTACAACATGGTGGGAACGAACGAGCTCATCGGGGCGGTATATGTGGTGGTCTTGGCGGTGGTCACCTTCCTGGCCTCGATATACCTGATGAAGAAGCGCCTGGTCAAGTGA
- a CDS encoding PD-(D/E)XK nuclease family protein: MDRDEVISASDLERYGYCPLSWWLGRQAQVRNQELDEGDKAHRNKAEEYRRIRSAEQAAWEWERLVFLFSLVATVLAVSGISLMSGGDYTDWGWILSLLSIIWFFAVIVMLYLSAQKGATMTKFRRLQVWAILGLVVMAVAMNLGSIIDTDPVVSMLLEAMALLWLIGASFALYYSMSASEKAKEWKGEQGLEGDIHYVGTENSPIYLSEKYGLSGRPDFVLEIGGQLIPGDLKTGRTPKGPLFSHILQVAAYCLLISEDSGKRPPYGLLRYGGEEHEIEFTAELENILLGKLEEMRGILKTGEAHRNHNRPGKCATCSRRASCPERLP; encoded by the coding sequence ATGGACCGGGACGAGGTCATCTCCGCCAGCGACCTGGAGCGCTACGGCTATTGCCCGCTCAGCTGGTGGTTGGGACGGCAGGCCCAGGTCCGGAACCAGGAGCTGGACGAAGGGGACAAGGCCCATCGCAACAAGGCCGAAGAGTACCGTCGTATCAGGTCCGCGGAGCAGGCGGCCTGGGAATGGGAACGCCTGGTCTTCCTGTTCTCTCTCGTCGCCACCGTGTTGGCGGTAAGCGGTATATCATTAATGAGCGGAGGCGACTACACCGATTGGGGTTGGATCCTGTCGCTGCTCAGCATCATCTGGTTCTTCGCGGTCATCGTGATGCTGTACCTCTCGGCGCAGAAGGGGGCGACCATGACCAAGTTCCGTCGCCTGCAGGTGTGGGCCATACTGGGCCTGGTGGTCATGGCCGTGGCCATGAACCTGGGCAGCATCATCGATACCGACCCCGTGGTGTCCATGCTGCTGGAGGCCATGGCCCTGTTGTGGCTGATCGGAGCCTCGTTCGCCTTGTACTACTCTATGTCCGCCTCCGAGAAGGCCAAGGAGTGGAAGGGGGAGCAGGGGCTGGAAGGGGACATCCATTACGTGGGGACGGAGAACTCCCCCATCTACCTGTCCGAGAAGTATGGTCTGAGCGGTCGTCCGGACTTCGTGCTGGAGATAGGCGGGCAGCTCATACCGGGGGACCTAAAGACTGGGCGCACGCCTAAGGGACCACTATTCTCTCATATCCTGCAGGTGGCGGCCTATTGCCTGCTCATATCCGAGGATTCTGGAAAGAGGCCGCCGTACGGTCTGCTGAGGTACGGAGGGGAGGAGCACGAGATCGAGTTCACGGCGGAGCTGGAGAACATCTTACTGGGCAAGCTGGAGGAGATGCGGGGCATCTTGAAGACCGGCGAGGCCCACCGTAACCACAATCGGCCTGGAAAGTGCGCCACCTGCTCCCGTCGGGCCTCCTGTCCGGAGCGCTTGCCTTAG
- a CDS encoding C15orf41 family protein: MKNEDFRYLYDRLNEPSDIDVLSKELCLDHELLTVIYTQRTVRETTKKFYKVQRNSQKMVQSWQHGETLLELSRRYEFPPILTGLMLFQETGRSRKQYWAMVRNPEAIDDPELKRQIEEIAQTDLIYSPEGMEKQYQRGTWGEKNLQDWLDSQDIGYRTEKELRGEFTKTPDALLDKPIVVNGWKVNWIESKASFGDRIEVNKNTKKQLAPYVQLFGHGLVVYWFGFVDEITMEDGIFITDSSLTHLNCRPVT; the protein is encoded by the coding sequence ATGAAGAATGAGGATTTCAGATACCTGTACGACCGATTGAACGAACCCTCTGATATCGATGTACTTTCTAAGGAACTGTGCCTGGACCATGAGCTGCTGACCGTCATCTACACCCAGAGGACGGTCCGGGAGACCACCAAGAAGTTCTACAAGGTGCAGAGGAACAGCCAAAAGATGGTGCAGTCCTGGCAGCACGGAGAGACCCTGTTGGAACTGTCCCGTCGTTACGAGTTCCCCCCTATACTCACCGGCCTGATGCTGTTCCAGGAGACCGGGCGCTCCCGCAAGCAGTACTGGGCCATGGTACGGAACCCCGAGGCCATCGATGACCCGGAACTGAAGAGGCAGATCGAGGAGATCGCCCAGACAGACCTCATCTACTCCCCGGAGGGCATGGAGAAGCAGTACCAGAGAGGAACCTGGGGCGAGAAGAACCTGCAGGACTGGTTGGACAGCCAGGACATCGGCTACCGCACGGAGAAGGAACTGCGCGGGGAGTTCACCAAGACCCCGGACGCCTTGCTTGACAAGCCCATCGTGGTCAACGGTTGGAAGGTCAATTGGATTGAGTCCAAGGCCTCGTTCGGCGACAGGATCGAGGTGAACAAGAACACCAAGAAGCAGCTGGCCCCCTACGTCCAGCTTTTCGGGCACGGCCTCGTGGTCTACTGGTTCGGCTTCGTGGACGAGATCACCATGGAGGATGGCATATTCATCACTGACTCTTCCCTGACCCACCTGAACTGCCGGCCGGTGACCTGA
- the ade gene encoding adenine deaminase: protein MERIEVEGQLVDIIEGKIFPARVVMMDGKFVEISPIQEAPKCYLLPGLIDAHIHIESSQLCPSRFAEAVVPHGTTAVVSDPHEIANVTGMKGIEYMLEDAGKVPLRIFFTAPSCVPPTPYERSGAVIGVADIESMFRDPRFVALGEVMDVQGVLRNDPQIIGKIKAAKEFWKVIDGHCPGLVGTDLVKYINAGIRTDHESLTADEAEEKYFLGMWIQVREGSASHDLRALMPFAKTHECMLVSDDLRAKDLANGHLDVLLRKAVALGMAPMHAIRAVTAWPAWQYSLPGGSVAVGHTADLVLVEDLKSFNVLKVYIGGQMVAENGHALFQFDPTRNGQAIIERKLTAEDLLLRAEGDKASVRVIEVFPDRIESCALITEVPVRQGSVKASPEQDVLLLALVNRYIDERPVLGLIKGFGLKRGALATSVAHDSHHILSVGQNAEDMAKAINAVSRSGGFAVSDEDRLEQLPLEVAGLMSTSPMEKVAAKEAELVDMLKDLGCRLPAPFMTLSFQSLLVVPELKISDRGLFDTTHNELVPPLL from the coding sequence ATGGAACGGATCGAGGTCGAAGGGCAGCTGGTCGATATCATCGAAGGAAAGATATTCCCGGCTAGGGTGGTAATGATGGACGGTAAGTTCGTGGAAATTTCACCTATCCAGGAAGCACCGAAGTGCTACTTGCTGCCCGGGCTCATCGACGCCCATATCCACATAGAATCCTCCCAGCTGTGCCCGTCCCGCTTCGCCGAGGCGGTCGTGCCCCATGGGACCACGGCGGTGGTATCCGACCCGCACGAGATTGCCAACGTGACGGGGATGAAAGGCATCGAATACATGCTCGAGGACGCGGGTAAGGTGCCTCTGCGCATATTCTTCACCGCCCCCTCCTGCGTCCCCCCGACGCCCTACGAAAGGTCCGGAGCGGTGATCGGGGTGGCGGACATCGAAAGCATGTTCCGGGACCCCCGGTTCGTGGCCTTAGGTGAAGTGATGGACGTCCAGGGCGTGCTGAGGAACGATCCGCAGATAATAGGCAAGATCAAAGCGGCCAAGGAGTTTTGGAAGGTGATCGACGGCCATTGTCCCGGGCTGGTCGGCACGGACCTGGTGAAATACATAAACGCCGGGATCAGGACGGACCACGAGAGCCTGACGGCCGACGAGGCCGAGGAGAAGTACTTCCTCGGCATGTGGATACAGGTGCGGGAGGGCAGCGCCTCCCACGATCTCCGAGCGTTGATGCCCTTCGCCAAAACGCACGAATGCATGTTGGTCTCCGATGACCTGCGGGCGAAGGACCTGGCCAACGGGCACCTGGACGTGCTGCTGAGAAAGGCCGTCGCCCTGGGCATGGCGCCTATGCACGCCATCCGCGCCGTCACCGCCTGGCCAGCCTGGCAGTACAGCCTGCCCGGAGGAAGCGTGGCCGTGGGCCACACCGCCGACCTGGTGCTGGTGGAGGACCTGAAGAGCTTCAACGTCCTGAAGGTCTACATCGGCGGCCAGATGGTGGCCGAGAACGGCCATGCGTTGTTCCAGTTCGATCCCACCCGCAACGGGCAGGCCATAATCGAACGGAAGCTCACGGCCGAGGACCTTCTTCTGAGGGCCGAGGGAGACAAGGCCTCGGTACGAGTAATCGAGGTCTTCCCGGACCGCATCGAGAGCTGCGCCCTGATCACCGAGGTGCCAGTGCGTCAGGGGTCCGTAAAGGCCAGCCCCGAACAGGACGTGCTGCTTCTGGCCCTGGTGAACCGCTATATCGACGAGAGGCCGGTCCTCGGCCTGATAAAAGGTTTCGGTCTAAAACGCGGGGCTTTGGCCACCTCGGTGGCGCACGATTCACATCACATCCTGTCCGTGGGTCAGAACGCGGAGGACATGGCTAAAGCGATCAACGCCGTATCTCGAAGCGGCGGTTTCGCCGTATCGGACGAAGATCGGTTGGAACAACTGCCGTTGGAGGTGGCCGGCCTCATGAGCACCTCTCCAATGGAAAAGGTGGCGGCCAAGGAGGCCGAGCTGGTGGACATGCTAAAGGACCTGGGATGCAGGCTACCGGCGCCCTTCATGACCCTGTCCTTCCAGTCCCTGCTGGTGGTCCCCGAGCTTAAGATCAGCGACCGCGGCCTGTTCGACACGACACACAATGAACTGGTCCCGCCGCTGCTCTGA
- a CDS encoding phosphoribosyltransferase: MDNVESFKCRILTWDEISRWTEAVAHDIEDNGFRPTVIIGLTRGGWVPARIVCDHLQVKRLYAVKTEHWGITANNCGKALLTQELNTSIEGESVLIFDDITDTGESIALAEEHLKKLGPKEVRTATLLHITHSKKEPDYYEVEVPKEDWTWFIFPWNLHEDLRALLPKTLYEPKTVTGVQKAFKEQFQIDVPEELIRRTLRHLTASGKIMKKGTKWHKTDGDVAMNPK; encoded by the coding sequence ATGGACAACGTGGAAAGCTTCAAGTGCCGCATTCTGACCTGGGACGAGATATCCAGATGGACCGAGGCCGTGGCCCATGACATCGAGGACAACGGCTTCCGGCCCACGGTGATCATCGGACTGACCCGCGGTGGGTGGGTGCCGGCGCGCATCGTCTGCGACCACCTGCAGGTGAAGCGGCTGTACGCGGTGAAGACGGAGCACTGGGGCATCACCGCCAACAATTGCGGGAAAGCGCTGCTGACGCAGGAGCTCAACACCAGCATCGAGGGCGAGTCGGTCCTCATTTTCGACGACATCACCGACACTGGGGAGAGCATCGCTCTGGCCGAAGAGCACCTGAAGAAGCTCGGGCCCAAGGAGGTGCGGACGGCCACGCTGCTGCACATCACCCATTCCAAGAAGGAGCCGGACTATTACGAGGTGGAGGTTCCCAAGGAGGACTGGACCTGGTTCATCTTCCCCTGGAACCTGCACGAGGACCTGAGGGCGCTCCTCCCCAAGACGCTGTACGAGCCGAAGACGGTGACCGGCGTTCAGAAGGCGTTCAAGGAGCAGTTCCAGATCGACGTGCCCGAGGAGCTGATCCGCCGCACCCTGCGGCACCTGACCGCTTCGGGCAAAATAATGAAGAAGGGCACCAAATGGCACAAGACCGACGGCGACGTGGCGATGAATCCCAAATGA
- a CDS encoding ATP-binding cassette domain-containing protein has translation MPAVRAEGLTKMFDSLKAVDGIDFQIEEGECFGFLGPNGAGKSTIMRMIHCASPLTSGKLEVLGMDVTASPREIKQVIGVAPQENNLDPDFTVRHNLTVYGRYFGIPKKESQDRADLLLEFMQLSEKRDEKIQEISGGMKRRLIIARAMMNDPQMLILDEPTTGLDPQARHLIWEKVRELKRKKVTVVITTHYMDEAERLCDRLVIMDHGKIILQGRPCDLIDQVIGTDVMEIDVPTDEMEAYIKGKGWQYERTIDRMFIYTKEGQRVAAELKEHFSMSYYLIRNATLEDVFLRTTGRGLIE, from the coding sequence ATGCCAGCGGTGAGGGCGGAAGGGCTGACCAAGATGTTCGACAGCCTCAAGGCGGTCGACGGCATCGACTTCCAGATCGAAGAAGGGGAGTGCTTCGGTTTCCTGGGCCCTAACGGCGCGGGAAAGAGCACCATCATGCGTATGATCCATTGCGCCAGCCCGCTGACCTCTGGAAAGCTGGAGGTGCTGGGGATGGACGTCACCGCCAGCCCCAGGGAGATCAAGCAGGTCATCGGCGTCGCTCCTCAGGAGAACAACCTGGACCCGGACTTCACCGTGCGCCACAACCTGACGGTCTACGGCCGCTATTTTGGCATCCCCAAGAAGGAATCGCAGGATAGGGCGGACCTTCTGCTGGAGTTCATGCAGCTCAGCGAGAAGCGGGACGAGAAGATACAGGAGATCTCCGGGGGCATGAAGCGCCGGCTGATAATCGCACGGGCGATGATGAACGACCCCCAGATGCTCATATTGGACGAACCGACCACCGGTCTTGACCCACAAGCCAGGCATCTCATCTGGGAGAAGGTGCGGGAGCTCAAGCGCAAGAAGGTTACGGTCGTCATTACGACCCATTACATGGACGAGGCGGAACGCCTCTGCGACCGCCTGGTCATCATGGACCACGGCAAGATAATCCTGCAAGGCAGACCGTGCGACCTCATCGACCAGGTCATCGGCACGGACGTCATGGAGATCGATGTGCCCACGGATGAGATGGAAGCGTACATCAAAGGAAAAGGATGGCAGTACGAGCGGACCATTGACCGCATGTTCATCTACACCAAGGAAGGACAGAGGGTGGCCGCGGAGCTCAAGGAACATTTCTCCATGAGCTACTATCTCATACGCAACGCCACCCTGGAGGACGTGTTCCTGCGCACCACGGGAAGGGGGCTTATCGAATGA
- a CDS encoding Rieske (2Fe-2S) protein: MKVLVGKDADIKEGRLKGLKVDGRSFVVGRYKGRLYGMDGKCSHFGFDLSYGTIRDGVVACPAHGAEFDIGTGRKMSHDGAKDMRVYIVSVEGDDVFIEI; encoded by the coding sequence ATGAAGGTCCTCGTGGGCAAGGACGCGGACATCAAGGAAGGGCGGCTGAAAGGCCTGAAGGTCGACGGCCGGTCGTTCGTGGTCGGGCGGTACAAGGGACGGCTGTACGGCATGGATGGAAAGTGCTCGCACTTCGGGTTCGACCTGTCCTATGGCACCATCAGGGACGGCGTGGTCGCCTGTCCGGCGCACGGGGCGGAGTTCGACATAGGCACTGGAAGGAAGATGTCCCATGACGGGGCCAAGGACATGCGCGTCTACATCGTCTCCGTGGAAGGGGACGACGTGTTCATAGAGATCTGA
- the hpt gene encoding hypoxanthine/guanine phosphoribosyltransferase, translating to MSNGTDVLWKLMLKRLKASLERSDIVRFGEYQYFVHPITDGIPAMDPKVLEEVIDRMQEIGDLDCDLIIGAEAMAIPLMVPLSLRTGLPYNIVRKRKYGLPGEVSVRQTTGYSEKDLYINGLKKGDRVVIVDDVISTGGTLKAIVKALQDMGVVIVDIIIVVQKTDQLERLQAELGVRIKTLVKVEVRDGKVRVLT from the coding sequence ATGAGCAACGGAACGGATGTCCTATGGAAGCTCATGCTGAAAAGACTGAAGGCCAGCCTGGAACGGAGCGACATCGTCCGCTTCGGCGAGTACCAGTATTTCGTTCATCCAATCACCGACGGCATCCCAGCCATGGACCCCAAGGTGCTGGAGGAGGTAATCGACCGCATGCAGGAGATAGGCGACCTGGACTGCGACCTGATCATCGGGGCCGAGGCCATGGCCATACCGCTGATGGTCCCCCTGTCCCTGAGGACCGGCTTACCGTACAACATCGTGCGCAAGAGGAAGTACGGGCTGCCCGGAGAGGTCAGCGTGCGCCAGACCACTGGTTATTCGGAAAAGGACCTGTACATCAACGGCTTGAAAAAGGGGGACAGGGTGGTCATAGTCGACGACGTCATCAGCACCGGCGGGACCCTAAAGGCGATCGTAAAGGCGCTGCAGGACATGGGCGTGGTCATCGTCGACATAATCATCGTGGTCCAGAAGACCGACCAGCTGGAGAGGCTGCAGGCGGAGCTCGGCGTGCGCATCAAGACATTGGTAAAAGTAGAGGTCCGGGACGGAAAGGTCCGCGTCCTCACTTGA